A region of Deinococcus rubellus DNA encodes the following proteins:
- a CDS encoding GNAT family N-acetyltransferase: protein MTNAALVLRPAGRDDLGFLQDLLPRFVSFGLPPGQDEGAVLAGAAQHLLGALAAPQSDSALLIAWMEQAGQPDRRAGFLRLDTERPLFGPPFAYLADLALAEWAEGHGLGQLLLEQAERWAWERGLKQLQLHVFATNARARKLYARAGYSEATLGLVKVLKP from the coding sequence ATGACCAATGCCGCTCTGGTGCTGCGGCCTGCTGGCCGCGACGATCTGGGCTTTCTGCAAGATCTCTTGCCGCGTTTTGTGTCTTTCGGACTGCCGCCGGGACAGGATGAAGGCGCGGTGCTGGCGGGCGCGGCGCAGCACCTACTCGGCGCGCTGGCCGCGCCGCAGAGTGACAGTGCCCTGCTGATCGCCTGGATGGAGCAGGCCGGACAGCCAGACCGGCGCGCCGGATTCCTGCGCCTCGACACCGAGCGCCCACTGTTCGGCCCACCTTTTGCCTACCTGGCCGACCTGGCACTGGCCGAGTGGGCCGAGGGGCATGGGCTGGGGCAACTGCTGCTCGAACAGGCCGAGCGCTGGGCCTGGGAGCGCGGCCTGAAGCAGCTTCAGCTTCATGTATTCGCCACCAATGCCCGCGCCCGCAAACTGTATGCGCGGGCCGGGTATAGCGAGGCGACCCTGGGACTGGTCAAGGTGCTCAAACCGTAA
- a CDS encoding acyltransferase: protein MTWLKPLAIPDTAEQTYAAFFADLETKLSDPATHRPELVRDLLAELVYGRSYAALTADSPLLALNLDSRNVTFEAEYYMATDDAEFQRVKPLLWLWKNVDLTPLGHNPLFGIPLRQVLAGHIFKSVGRNFKCWQNVEFSVGYNMEVGDDVVVHRNVLLDDIGGIELHDGASVSDYVNIYSHTHSVLDGSDVTLRKTVIGRGARLTYHSTILAGSVVSDDALLATHALLRGDIEPHGIAMGLPARTTRLKIREAGPVGGIDSRTHPAHAPLKANPQFPEPTPNQTRRIDEEAEPVLPRMGFVAGNKR from the coding sequence ATGACCTGGCTCAAACCACTCGCCATTCCCGACACCGCTGAGCAGACGTATGCGGCTTTTTTTGCCGATCTGGAGACCAAGCTCAGTGACCCGGCGACCCACCGTCCGGAACTGGTGCGCGACTTGCTGGCCGAGCTGGTCTACGGGCGCAGCTACGCGGCCCTGACCGCCGACTCGCCGCTGCTGGCCCTCAACCTCGATTCGCGCAACGTGACCTTCGAGGCCGAGTACTACATGGCCACCGACGACGCCGAGTTCCAGCGGGTCAAGCCGCTGCTATGGCTGTGGAAGAACGTGGACCTCACCCCGCTGGGCCACAATCCGCTGTTCGGCATTCCGCTGCGGCAGGTGCTGGCGGGCCACATCTTCAAATCGGTGGGCCGCAACTTCAAGTGCTGGCAGAATGTGGAATTCTCGGTGGGCTACAACATGGAAGTCGGCGACGATGTGGTGGTTCACCGCAACGTGCTGCTCGACGATATCGGCGGCATCGAGCTGCACGACGGCGCTTCGGTCAGCGACTACGTCAACATCTACAGTCACACCCACTCGGTTCTCGACGGCTCCGACGTGACCCTGCGCAAAACCGTGATTGGGCGCGGTGCACGCCTGACCTACCACTCCACCATCCTGGCCGGAAGTGTGGTCAGCGACGACGCCCTGCTGGCGACCCACGCACTGCTGCGCGGCGACATCGAGCCGCACGGCATCGCGATGGGCCTCCCGGCCCGGACCACCCGCCTGAAAATCAGGGAGGCAGGGCCAGTGGGGGGCATTGATTCGCGCACCCACCCAGCGCACGCACCGCTCAAGGCCAACCCGCAGTTCCCCGAGCCGACGCCCAACCAGACCAGGCGCATTGATGAGGAAGCCGAGCCGGTGCTGCCGCGCATGGGCTTCGTGGCCGGGAACAAGAGATAG
- a CDS encoding sulfite exporter TauE/SafE family protein — protein MILAVVLIGLLAGVLGAILGLGGGVVVVPALQYVLPLFGDNISITQAVAISQIGVLAVGVAGTAGYLQKGLIRARTGYLLSPYTIIGGAAGSYLGLILPARAVATVFAALLLYSAYNLLRGLKRIEQEREPSKLVPPAMGFAGIMSGLLGIGGGTVQVPVMNLLAGIPIREAIATSTFIMGLTAVANALIYSAGGFLDFHLAAAVAAGILIGARAGTGLATRISAQNLKLAFSLLLIFTAGQMLWKYWA, from the coding sequence TTGATTCTCGCTGTCGTTTTGATCGGCCTCCTGGCAGGCGTGCTGGGCGCGATTCTGGGGCTGGGCGGTGGGGTGGTGGTGGTGCCCGCACTGCAATACGTGCTGCCGCTGTTCGGCGACAACATCAGCATCACCCAGGCTGTCGCCATCAGCCAGATCGGGGTGCTGGCGGTGGGCGTGGCGGGCACAGCGGGCTACCTGCAAAAAGGGCTGATCCGCGCCCGCACCGGCTACCTGCTCTCGCCCTACACCATCATCGGCGGAGCGGCTGGCAGCTATCTGGGCCTAATTCTCCCGGCCAGGGCGGTGGCCACCGTGTTCGCTGCGCTGCTGCTCTACAGCGCCTACAACCTGCTGCGCGGCCTCAAGCGCATCGAGCAGGAGCGCGAGCCGAGCAAGCTGGTGCCGCCCGCGATGGGATTTGCAGGCATCATGAGCGGGCTTCTCGGCATCGGCGGCGGCACGGTGCAGGTGCCGGTCATGAATCTGCTGGCAGGCATTCCCATTCGGGAAGCGATTGCCACCAGCACCTTCATCATGGGCCTCACTGCCGTCGCCAACGCCCTGATCTACAGCGCGGGCGGCTTCCTCGACTTTCACCTGGCGGCAGCGGTGGCAGCGGGGATTCTGATCGGTGCGCGGGCAGGCACTGGGCTGGCGACCCGCATCAGCGCCCAGAATCTGAAGTTGGCCTTCAGTCTGCTGCTGATCTTTACCGCCGGGCAGATGCTATGGAAGTACTGGGCATGA
- a CDS encoding S41 family peptidase gives MIKFNQTGRAALGTLVLCAALLSSAQASPAQTSPAAELFNRASDLFQSEYYGWSDEDRSTLVSQYAAELQTRCAPEGEACSFETGRAVLTEMFDHFHDDHTSVRDAETAQRLMEIQNDLSVPRTGARVIKQPEGLLVVGVQAGSPAEQAGVKLYDLITSVNGEVAGKDQAVDSLAFVRLERAAQPLALVIQRPGTASLNLSITPTEMKARDEPSLSYPAPGVALINFPTFLSGDSAPLFLERIKEAQATGAHDLIIDLRYNGGGRLDQCVAAASIFKPVVYQARFRGGGWSFGGLGGEQAPALSARIDHTSHVWNGPAAILVGENTASCAEVFTFFAQKTGVKVIGTATKGVGNSGVNFFPLPDHGILSLTMLRAFDETGAALPDHITPDISAPTDIQALIKSGNDTTLDAALKALGVPGPAATGAVK, from the coding sequence GTGATCAAGTTCAATCAGACGGGTCGGGCGGCGCTGGGAACGCTGGTGCTCTGCGCCGCACTCCTCAGCAGTGCCCAGGCCAGCCCCGCCCAGACCAGTCCCGCCGCCGAGCTGTTCAACCGGGCGAGTGATTTGTTTCAGAGCGAGTATTACGGCTGGTCCGACGAGGACCGCAGCACCCTGGTCAGTCAGTACGCCGCCGAGTTGCAGACGCGCTGCGCGCCCGAGGGCGAGGCATGCAGCTTCGAGACGGGCCGGGCCGTGCTGACCGAGATGTTCGACCACTTTCACGACGACCACACCAGCGTCCGCGACGCCGAGACCGCCCAGCGCCTGATGGAGATTCAAAACGACCTGAGCGTGCCGCGTACCGGCGCACGGGTCATCAAGCAGCCGGAAGGCCTGCTGGTGGTGGGCGTGCAGGCAGGCAGTCCCGCCGAGCAGGCTGGAGTCAAGCTCTACGATTTGATCACGTCGGTCAACGGCGAGGTCGCGGGCAAGGATCAGGCGGTGGATTCGCTGGCCTTCGTGCGTCTGGAACGTGCCGCCCAGCCGCTGGCCCTCGTCATCCAGCGCCCCGGCACAGCTTCTCTGAACCTGAGCATCACCCCAACCGAGATGAAAGCCCGCGACGAGCCGAGCCTGAGTTATCCGGCTCCGGGGGTGGCGCTGATCAACTTCCCGACTTTCCTGTCAGGCGACAGCGCGCCGCTGTTTTTGGAGAGAATCAAGGAAGCCCAGGCGACGGGCGCACACGACCTGATCATTGACCTGCGCTACAACGGCGGCGGGCGGCTCGATCAGTGCGTGGCGGCGGCCAGCATCTTCAAGCCGGTGGTATATCAGGCCCGTTTTCGCGGCGGTGGCTGGAGTTTCGGCGGCCTGGGCGGCGAGCAGGCCCCGGCCCTGAGTGCCCGCATTGACCACACCAGCCACGTCTGGAACGGCCCGGCAGCGATTCTGGTGGGCGAGAACACCGCCTCGTGCGCCGAAGTCTTCACCTTCTTTGCCCAGAAAACCGGCGTCAAGGTCATCGGCACGGCGACCAAGGGGGTGGGCAACAGCGGCGTGAACTTCTTTCCACTGCCCGATCACGGAATTCTGAGTCTCACCATGCTGCGCGCCTTCGACGAAACCGGCGCAGCGCTGCCTGACCACATCACGCCGGATATCAGCGCCCCCACCGACATTCAGGCACTGATCAAGAGCGGCAACGACACCACCCTGGACGCGGCCCTGAAAGCGCTGGGCGTGCCGGGGCCAGCGGCGACGGGTGCTGTCAAGTGA
- a CDS encoding class I SAM-dependent rRNA methyltransferase, protein MTDAAPAKRPRLRLRLTAAAEGHIRRGHPWVYESSVREQNREGESGELAVIYDRQDRFLAVGLYDPSSPLRVRVLHAGSPLNLDRLWWKRHLESAVQRRAALFGESTDGYRLINGESDGWPGLVLDRYAHTLVLKLYTAAWLPHLDLLLDLLLDLLQGRFGTASESGSDPAEVPGEARGGWPDLRVVLRMSRNMQTQAAGQGFSDGQVLLGGAIGGPVIFQEYGLKFEADVVRGQKTGFFLDQRENRRIVGGMVEKLVQQGDGRRVLNAFSFSGGFSLASARAGAAEVVSVDISRHALESSERNFALNRELPGVARCFHRPVQADVFAWMGETGPGDTGAGEPFDLIVLDPPSLARREIEREGAIRAYSRLSDQAIHRLRPGGVLMSASCSSHVSAEEFFEAVRTVARRSGRAWKELRTTRHAPDHHATFTEAEYLKAIYLRVE, encoded by the coding sequence ATGACCGACGCCGCCCCCGCCAAACGCCCGCGCCTGCGCCTGCGCCTGACCGCTGCCGCCGAGGGGCATATCCGGCGCGGGCACCCCTGGGTCTACGAGAGCAGCGTGCGCGAGCAAAACCGCGAGGGCGAGAGCGGAGAACTGGCCGTCATCTATGACCGGCAGGACCGCTTTCTGGCGGTGGGACTCTACGATCCGTCCTCGCCGCTGCGGGTGCGGGTGCTGCACGCCGGGTCGCCGCTGAATCTGGACCGGCTGTGGTGGAAGCGCCACCTGGAAAGCGCGGTGCAGCGCCGGGCGGCCCTGTTCGGCGAGAGCACCGACGGCTACCGCCTGATCAACGGCGAGAGCGACGGCTGGCCGGGCCTGGTGCTGGACCGCTACGCCCACACGCTGGTCCTCAAGCTTTACACGGCGGCCTGGCTGCCGCATCTGGACCTGCTGCTGGACCTGCTGCTGGACCTGCTGCAAGGGCGCTTCGGCACCGCTTCAGAGTCGGGCAGTGACCCTGCCGAGGTGCCCGGCGAGGCGCGCGGCGGGTGGCCCGACCTGCGGGTGGTGCTGAGAATGAGCCGCAACATGCAGACCCAGGCCGCTGGACAGGGCTTCAGCGACGGCCAGGTGCTGCTGGGCGGGGCCATCGGCGGCCCGGTCATCTTTCAGGAGTACGGCCTCAAGTTCGAGGCCGACGTCGTGCGCGGCCAGAAGACCGGCTTCTTCCTCGATCAGCGGGAGAACCGCCGGATTGTGGGCGGCATGGTCGAGAAACTGGTGCAGCAGGGCGACGGGCGGCGGGTACTCAACGCCTTTTCCTTTTCCGGCGGCTTCTCGCTGGCCTCGGCGCGGGCGGGCGCGGCAGAGGTGGTCAGCGTGGACATCAGCAGGCACGCCCTGGAGAGCAGCGAGCGCAACTTCGCGCTCAACCGCGAATTGCCCGGCGTGGCGCGCTGCTTTCACCGCCCGGTGCAGGCCGACGTGTTCGCCTGGATGGGCGAGACCGGGCCGGGTGACACGGGCGCGGGCGAACCCTTCGATCTGATCGTGCTCGACCCGCCCTCACTGGCCCGGCGCGAAATCGAGCGCGAGGGGGCCATCCGCGCCTACAGCCGCCTCAGCGATCAGGCCATCCACCGGCTGCGGCCCGGCGGCGTGCTGATGTCGGCGTCGTGCTCGTCACACGTCAGCGCCGAGGAATTCTTCGAGGCGGTGCGGACGGTGGCGCGGCGCAGTGGCCGGGCCTGGAAGGAGCTGCGCACCACCCGCCACGCCCCCGACCACCACGCCACCTTCACGGAAGCCGAGTATCTCAAGGCCATCTACCTGCGGGTGGAGTAG
- a CDS encoding fumarylacetoacetate hydrolase family protein has translation MKLIRFRDGAGVRWGRLEGEQIQVTLGMGGEVSGETALLGSVQVLAPAEPSKIVCVGRNYIDHIKELGNDTGELPREPGLFLKAANTLAENSGNVSYPEWSENFHFEGELALVISQTARNLTPVEVPAAILGYTCALDLTARDKQKTDLQWFRAKAADRFCPLGPTLETQFDPTDVTLRTLVNGETKQDSRTSFMIFDVVQILTYVTRYVTLERGDVVLTGTPSGVGPLERGDTLRVEIDGLDALTTHIV, from the coding sequence ATGAAATTGATTCGGTTCAGAGACGGAGCAGGCGTGCGCTGGGGCCGCCTGGAAGGCGAGCAGATTCAGGTCACCTTGGGCATGGGCGGCGAGGTCAGCGGCGAGACGGCGCTCCTCGGCAGTGTGCAGGTGCTGGCTCCCGCCGAACCCAGCAAGATCGTCTGTGTGGGGCGCAATTACATCGACCACATCAAGGAACTCGGCAACGACACGGGCGAGCTGCCGCGCGAGCCGGGCCTGTTTCTCAAGGCGGCCAACACCCTCGCCGAGAACAGCGGCAACGTCAGCTATCCCGAGTGGTCCGAGAACTTTCACTTCGAGGGCGAACTGGCGCTGGTGATCAGCCAGACGGCCAGAAACCTGACGCCGGTGGAGGTGCCCGCCGCCATCCTGGGCTACACCTGCGCCCTCGACCTGACGGCCCGCGACAAGCAGAAAACCGATTTGCAGTGGTTCCGGGCCAAGGCCGCCGACCGCTTCTGCCCGCTGGGGCCGACGCTGGAAACCCAGTTCGACCCGACGGACGTGACGCTCCGCACGCTCGTCAACGGCGAAACCAAGCAGGACAGCCGCACCAGCTTCATGATCTTCGACGTGGTGCAGATTCTGACCTACGTGACCCGCTACGTGACCCTGGAGCGCGGCGACGTGGTGCTGACCGGCACGCCCTCGGGCGTGGGGCCGCTTGAGCGGGGCGACACCTTGAGGGTCGAGATTGACGGCCTCGACGCGCTGACGACCCACATCGTATGA
- a CDS encoding class-III pyridoxal-phosphate-dependent aminotransferase, which translates to MTSPSMTSPPASGFIRADDVLQGRLSDAQTVFLEKQYGHGKLIRLLEVVGVGGPFKVMSPWELEDARGQQIINASGYAALPFGDNPPELNTFLREVLEKTDQVMFGQQSITTWRAALETNLVRLLARESHDHHDSRVFFSNSGTEAVEAAIKFAQAARPKAKYLINFTRAYHGKTLGSLAITPNPNLQGPFRNILNPAVITLPFGDTEAVERAIKRVGDQVIAVILEPILGEAGVRLPPPGFLKRVGEVCRAAGVLVIADEIQTGLGRTGHWFESVAQGLVPDILTLAKPLGGGMLPVGATIVRHEIYKPLLGSVETVKRHSNTFGGNSLAMAVGLKSLELLMDHDYPARSRAMGERGLKRLTALQRQHPGLLEDVRGAGMLFAMNFRPVAKLPFSAQGALISEVTGMLALVAFYRRGVLLNFSLNAARTMRLTPAMNMPDELFDRMFSQVEAAAAEYPSSFALAQKYGLPELLALGKAAFLEP; encoded by the coding sequence ATGACCTCGCCCTCCATGACTTCCCCCCCGGCCTCCGGCTTTATTCGCGCCGACGACGTGCTGCAAGGCCGTCTCTCGGACGCCCAGACCGTTTTCCTGGAAAAGCAGTACGGCCACGGCAAGCTGATCCGGTTATTGGAAGTGGTGGGCGTGGGCGGTCCCTTCAAGGTGATGTCACCCTGGGAACTCGAAGACGCACGCGGGCAGCAGATCATCAACGCTTCGGGCTACGCCGCGCTGCCGTTCGGCGACAACCCACCGGAGCTGAACACCTTCCTGCGGGAAGTGCTGGAAAAAACCGATCAGGTGATGTTCGGCCAGCAGTCGATCACGACCTGGCGGGCGGCGCTGGAAACCAATCTGGTGCGGCTGCTGGCCCGCGAGAGTCACGACCACCACGACTCGCGCGTTTTCTTTTCCAACAGCGGCACCGAGGCCGTCGAGGCGGCCATCAAATTTGCCCAGGCGGCCCGTCCCAAGGCCAAATACCTGATCAACTTCACCCGCGCCTACCACGGCAAGACACTGGGATCGCTGGCGATCACGCCCAATCCCAACCTCCAGGGGCCATTTCGCAACATCCTCAACCCGGCGGTGATCACCCTGCCGTTCGGGGACACCGAGGCCGTCGAGCGGGCCATCAAGCGGGTCGGCGATCAGGTCATCGCGGTGATTCTGGAGCCGATTCTGGGCGAGGCGGGCGTGCGCCTTCCGCCGCCGGGATTTCTCAAGCGGGTGGGCGAGGTCTGCCGTGCGGCGGGCGTGCTGGTCATCGCCGACGAGATTCAGACCGGGCTGGGCCGCACCGGGCACTGGTTCGAGAGTGTGGCGCAGGGCCTGGTCCCCGACATCCTGACCCTGGCCAAGCCGCTGGGCGGCGGCATGTTGCCGGTGGGCGCGACCATCGTGCGCCACGAGATCTACAAGCCGCTCCTGGGCAGCGTCGAGACCGTCAAGCGCCACTCCAACACTTTCGGCGGCAACTCGCTGGCGATGGCGGTGGGCCTCAAAAGCCTGGAGCTGCTGATGGACCACGACTACCCGGCCCGCTCACGGGCGATGGGTGAGCGCGGCCTGAAGCGCCTCACGGCCTTGCAGCGTCAGCACCCCGGCCTCCTTGAGGACGTGCGCGGCGCGGGCATGCTGTTTGCCATGAACTTCCGGCCTGTTGCCAAGTTGCCCTTCTCCGCCCAGGGCGCGCTGATCTCGGAAGTCACCGGGATGCTGGCACTGGTGGCTTTTTACCGCCGGGGCGTGCTGCTCAACTTCTCGCTCAATGCTGCGCGCACCATGCGCCTGACCCCGGCCATGAACATGCCGGATGAGCTGTTTGACCGGATGTTTAGTCAAGTGGAGGCTGCCGCCGCCGAGTATCCCAGCAGCTTCGCGCTGGCGCAGAAGTACGGCCTGCCGGAACTCCTGGCGCTGGGCAAGGCCGCTTTTCTGGAACCGTGA